The Amycolatopsis japonica nucleotide sequence GTCCGCGGTGCCGGGCTGCTGCTCGGCATCGCCTTGCGCGAACCGGTCTCGGCGAAGGTCGCCAAGGCCGCGCAGGACGCGGGGTACCTGGTCAACCCCATCGCCCCGGACACCATCCGGCTGGCACCGCCGCTGATCCTGAGCGCCGACGAGGCCGCGGGATTCCTCGAAGCCCTTCCCGGGGCGCTCGATTCCACCACCACCTAGGACAGAGACGAAACGCATGCTCCGCAACTTCCTCCGTGACGACGATCTCAGCCCGGCCGAACAGGCCGAGATCCTGGACCTCGCCGACCAGCTGAAGGCCGAGCCCCTGAGCTCCCGCGCGCTGGAGGGCAAGTCCGTCGCGGCGATCTTCGAGAAGAACTCCACCCGGACCCGGTTCTCCTTCGAGGTGGGCATCGCCCAGCTCGGCGGTAATCCGGTCATCGTCGACGGCCGCTCGATGCAGCTCGGCCGCGAAGAGACCATCGAAGACACCTCGCGCGTGCTTTCGCGGTACCTCGACGCGATCGTCTGGCGGACCTTCGCCCAGAAGCGCATCGACGCGATGGCCTCGGCGGCGAGCATCCCGGTGGTCAACGCGCTCACCGACGAGTTCCACCCGTGCCAGGTGCTCACCGACCTGATGACCATCCGCGAGCGCAAGGGCAAGCTCGCCGGGCTCACCCTGGTGTACCTCGGCGACGGCGCCAACAACATGGCGCATTCGCTGCTGCTGGGCGGGACCACGGCCGGGATGCACGTGCGCGTCGTCTCGCCGGAGGGTTTCCAGCCGGACCAGCAGGTCATGCTCGACGCCAAGCACCGGTCGACCGAGACCGGCGGCAGCACCACGGTCTTCACCGATCCGTACGCCGCGGTCGAAGGCGCGGACGTCGTCGTCACCGACACCTGGACCTCCATGGGCCAGGAGAACGACGGTCTCGACCGCGTCGGCCCGTTCCGTGAGCTGCAGGTCAACTCCGCGCTGATGCGCCGCGCCGCGGACGAGGCGATCGTGCTGCACTGCCTGCCCGCGCACCGCGGCTGGGAGATCACCGACGAGGTCATCGACGGGCCGGCCAGTGCGGTCTGGGACGAGGCCGAGAACCGGCTGCACGCGCAGAAGGCGCTGCTGGTGTGGCTCATGGACGAGAAGCGACGATGACCGGCAGCAGGGTCACCCGGCAGGCCCGGATCACCGAACTCGTGTCCTCGATGGCCATCCGCAGCCAGACGGAGCTCGCGAAGCTCCTGGCCGCGGAAGGCATCGACGTCACGCAGGCGACGCTGTCCCGCGACCTCGACGAACTGGGCGCGGTGAAGCTCCGAGGTGCCGATTCCGGCGCACCGGTGTATGTCATTCCGGAGGACGGCAGCCCGGTACGCGGAGTGCAGGGCGGTACTTCCCGGCTTTCGCGGCTGCTCGCCGAACTGCTCGTCTCGGCGGACTCGTCGGGGAACCTGACGGTGCTGCGCACCCCGCCGGGGGCGGCGCAGTTCCTGGCCAGCGCCATCGACAGGGCGGCGCTGGAGGAGGTCGTCGGCTCGATCGCCGGCGACGACACGGTCGCGGTGATCGCGAGGGAACCGTTGTCCGGCAAGGATCTGGCCGAGCGTTTCATGGCGCTGGCCCGACGGTCGTCCACAGTGGACGGCGGTGAGGAGACCGAGGGTGACGCCTGACGGGTTCACGTTCCCGGACGACGAGGAGAAGCTGGTCATCACCTTCGACGAAGGTGTACCGGTGGCCATCGACGGGGAGACCGTGACCCTGCTGGAGGCCTTCCAGCAGCTGAACCGCCGTGTCGGCGCCTTCGGGCTCACAGGACGCGAGATCTACGAGGGGCCCGGCGCGCTCGCGCTGGTCACCGCGCACGAGGAACTGCGAAAGGTCAGCATCGGGCGGGTGTCCGGTGAGGTCCGGCTGGTCCTGCACCGCGGCAACGCGGTCGTGAACTCCGCGCGCGACGAGCGCGCGCTGTACGACTTCACCACAGGCGCTACCTTCGACCGGTCAGTCGCCTGAAGAGAACCAAGGAATTCGAGGAGTGTTGTGAGCGGGAATGAGCAGCCGGTGCAGCTGTGGGGCGGCCGGTTCGCCAGCGGACCGGCCGAGGCGATGGCGGCGCTGAGCGCGTCGACCCATTTCGACTGGCGGCTGGCGCCGTACGACATCGCCGGGTCGCGGGCCCACGCGCGGGTGCTGCGGAAGGCGGGGCTGCTCACCGAAGACGAGCTGACCGGCATGCTCGCCGCGCTGGACACCCTCGCGCAGGACGTCGCGTCGGGCGCGTTCACCCCGACCGTCGCCGACGAGGACGTCCACACCGCGCTCGAACGCGGTCTCCTGGAGCGGGCGGGCACCGAACTCGGCGGCAAGCTCCGGGCGGGCCGTTCGCGCAACGACCAGGTCGCGACGCTGTTCCGGATGTGGCTGCGCGACGCCGCCCGCCGCGTGGTCGCGGGCACCCTCGGCGTCGTCGACGCTCTCGTTTCGCAGGCGAAGCGGCACCCGGACGCGATCCTCCCGGGCCGCACCCACCTGCAGCACGCCCAGCCCGTCCTGCTGGCGCACCATCTGCTCGCGCACGGCCAGTCGCTGCTGCGCGACGTCACCCGGCTGCGTGACTGGGACGCTCGCACCGCCGAGTCGCCCTATGGCTCCGGCGCGCTGGCGGGATCCTCGCTCGGCCTCGACCCGGAGGCCGTCGCCGAGGAGCTGGGCTTCGACACCAGCGTCGAGAACTCGATCGACGGCACCGCCTCGCGGGACTTCGTCGCCGAGTTCGCCTTCGACGTCGCGATGCTCGCGGTCAACCTGTCCAGGATCGCCGAAGAGGTGATCATCTGGAACACCGCCGAGTTCGGCTACGTCACCCTCGACGACGCCTGGGCGACCGGCAGCTCGATCATGCCGCAGAAGAAGAACCCCGACGTCGCCGAGCTGACCCGCGGCAAGGCCGGGCGGCTCATCGGCAACCTGACCGGGCTGCTCGCGACGCTCAAGGCGCAGCCGCTCGCGTACAACCGCGACCTGCAGGAGGACAAGGAGCCGGTCTTCGACTCCGTCGAGCAGCTGGAACTGCTGTTCCCGGCGATCGCGGGCATGCTCGAGACGCTGACCTTCCACACCGACCGGCTCGCCGAACTGGCGCCCGCCGGCTTCACCCTCGCCACGGACATCGCCGAATGGCTGGTCCGGCAGGGCGTGCCGTTCCGCGTCGCGCACGAAGCGGCGGGGGAGAGCGTCCGCGTCGCCGAGGCCCGCGGCGTCGGGCTGGACGAACTGACCGACGAAGAGTTCGAGAAGATCAACC carries:
- the argF gene encoding ornithine carbamoyltransferase, coding for MLRNFLRDDDLSPAEQAEILDLADQLKAEPLSSRALEGKSVAAIFEKNSTRTRFSFEVGIAQLGGNPVIVDGRSMQLGREETIEDTSRVLSRYLDAIVWRTFAQKRIDAMASAASIPVVNALTDEFHPCQVLTDLMTIRERKGKLAGLTLVYLGDGANNMAHSLLLGGTTAGMHVRVVSPEGFQPDQQVMLDAKHRSTETGGSTTVFTDPYAAVEGADVVVTDTWTSMGQENDGLDRVGPFRELQVNSALMRRAADEAIVLHCLPAHRGWEITDEVIDGPASAVWDEAENRLHAQKALLVWLMDEKRR
- a CDS encoding arginine repressor; protein product: MTGSRVTRQARITELVSSMAIRSQTELAKLLAAEGIDVTQATLSRDLDELGAVKLRGADSGAPVYVIPEDGSPVRGVQGGTSRLSRLLAELLVSADSSGNLTVLRTPPGAAQFLASAIDRAALEEVVGSIAGDDTVAVIAREPLSGKDLAERFMALARRSSTVDGGEETEGDA
- a CDS encoding adenine nucleotide alpha hydrolase family protein gives rise to the protein MTPDGFTFPDDEEKLVITFDEGVPVAIDGETVTLLEAFQQLNRRVGAFGLTGREIYEGPGALALVTAHEELRKVSIGRVSGEVRLVLHRGNAVVNSARDERALYDFTTGATFDRSVA
- the argH gene encoding argininosuccinate lyase, coding for MSGNEQPVQLWGGRFASGPAEAMAALSASTHFDWRLAPYDIAGSRAHARVLRKAGLLTEDELTGMLAALDTLAQDVASGAFTPTVADEDVHTALERGLLERAGTELGGKLRAGRSRNDQVATLFRMWLRDAARRVVAGTLGVVDALVSQAKRHPDAILPGRTHLQHAQPVLLAHHLLAHGQSLLRDVTRLRDWDARTAESPYGSGALAGSSLGLDPEAVAEELGFDTSVENSIDGTASRDFVAEFAFDVAMLAVNLSRIAEEVIIWNTAEFGYVTLDDAWATGSSIMPQKKNPDVAELTRGKAGRLIGNLTGLLATLKAQPLAYNRDLQEDKEPVFDSVEQLELLFPAIAGMLETLTFHTDRLAELAPAGFTLATDIAEWLVRQGVPFRVAHEAAGESVRVAEARGVGLDELTDEEFEKINPALTPAVREVLTVEGSVSSRNARGGTAPERVAEQRDRLVARVAEHRTWLG